tgaaaaaaaaaaaatcacaagatgGCGGTGATGACGAGTTTTTTTTAAGAGTGAAAACTTGGAACCCGATTGCACTCGAATGCGCCGGCGGCTTCAATCCATCGCCCGGCGATCCAACATGGCCGACGTTTACGGCTCGGTGTTGCCGCGGTTACCCCAACTAACCCACCGATGAGTGATTTGTCTCGCCTGTTATCGGGTCCGAAGCGCAGTCGGGGGACATCACTCCTCGGTTCCGTTTAGTCTACACTTGAACTCGACTTTCGCAAATATTTTGAAGAAGCATTGGAGGCTTCTTTGGGTCCCTTCAAAATGGAGGCCGTCGGAGAAGCGAACGTGCTCTGCCGATTTCTCCCGATACTGCCGCGTATCAATTACATCGCGGCGGCCGGCGTTCGGGGCCAGTCGGGTCACTCAAGGGTAAGCGAGAGCCGGACTGTGACGCCCCGACACAATCGCTGGGTCGCGCACCCGGCGAACTTTAACCTCAGCTCAAGGCCGCAGCGCTCCGACCTCCGACCTTCACTCTGGAAGGTCAGGGTGTCCGGTCAGGATCCGAGGCGGCACGCCAGACACGCTTTGAAGCGCGCCGCTTATCTTTCACTGCGTGTTGTTGTCGTTGCCATTAAAGGAGTCCGCTTTTGACGAGCTTCTAATTGGAACGTTGCACTCTGACAAATTCCGATTTATGGTTTGGTCGCAGGAGCGGACAACGCGGCCttaaattaaactttttttccgttgagacttttttttttttccttttctgacCTGACCTCTGTGGTCACGCTCTTTGCTTCCAACATGATTTGGAACACTTCAATGACGTTGAGAACGCTATTGAGAACATCTCAACGGATCTGGTAGGCCTGAATGTGATCATTTTGGGGATGAATTAATTCCCCCAAAAAATTTTTGCAGTTGCTACTCTGCCAGGAAACAGCATTTCTCCAGCACGAAGCATTTAACGAGCCGTCAAATGTCGGCTAAAATGCGTGCGACGGGACTTCTTGGCAAGCCTCCCGACAACCTGTTGCGGGGACCCCCCGCGCCGCCCCGCTAAGCAGCGCCGCGGCTCAGAATGTTACAAGGGCCGCGAATCGATTGCCCCGCGACTGCCGCCAAACAGCCCCGCCCGCCCCGCCGTGCCATCGGCGTCCGTCGcggcggattaaaaaaaacgctGCGGCTCTCACTCGACACCCATGTGTTCTTATTTGGGGGCGAGCGTGACGGAAGCGGGGGGCCCACAGGTCGAGGCGTCCCACCTGGCCCCCTGAGCCGCCGGATCACCCGATGGCGCTCATGTTAGTCCTAACTGCAATTCCAGACCTTCTCCTGCCAGCctggactttttttcttttttacgttTTCAAATCATTCCCGTCATAGCCAGACGGGAGACTTGATTGGAGACTTCCCAGACCCGTCTAGTCATGCCGCTGTTTAAATTACAAACATTTTAGATTGCAATCGGCCCCGTTTAGCATTAGCATAGCCCTAGCCTTGACAGACATTTAGCTTTAGCTCAATGAAAGCATCTATCGAAAAAGTATCGCGACAACGGACCCTCGAGGAGTCTTCCTGGAATCCAGaagagattttattttgaaatatataaataatctgGATCTCCCAACACCTTATCCGACGTGATGGAAGCGTGGCAATCGGGAAACAACGGCTGTTAGTTACACAAAATGCATTAGCGGCGTGAGCCGGGCCAAAGGAAGTGGTGGGATTACGCCGGGCGAGGGCGAGGCGAGCGCGGGCGAGGGGGGGGTGCGCTCCCTCCTGCCCTCTCTGCAGTAAAGTGTCCAGATTTACAGGCCCTCTGAGGggcgaggggagggagggagggggcgagaCACCGATACGCACTCGTCATCCCGTCAAAAGTAGACAGCTCCTGATTTTAAGATCTTCCTAAATCAGAATGCCACAGACGTCAACGGGGGGGCGGCGATTGGGttccccgggggggggggggggggggaaaggacaATCGCTCCTTCACATTCCAGACCGAGATCCacacatgcacatttttttcttcaaatattgATATTGATTGTATTTTAAGTGGGAAGCATCCAACTCAACCCTGCCAGGTGTCGTTTGGAGCGATGGCGGCTTCGGCAGAAACAGGAAGCGTTTTGCGGCGAGGGTCTTGACCCCTCTCATGAGTCAAACGGGGCCCACCCCCGAAGAGACACGAGAAGGTTCCGGTCCTGCCAACAAGGTGTGGAaggatttttttgtatttggggggggggttgctgtcACTATGGATGCACATCTgtatggatgggggggggggggcacatctGCTTCCATACGCCACCTGAGTGTCAACTCAAAAGCGCTCCACAAAAGGTTAAAGCCGCATCATCCGGAACGTGAGAAAAATTACGTTAATCCCGCACATGGCGAGCGGATGCTTTTAGCGCCAGagattgtgttttatttttttggccaAAACACCGATGATGTCATGGGAGCGGCGTTAGTCCTCCCATCTGATATTTCACTTGAATGGAGCGGCCTAAGCAGGCCGGGCCAGCCACCGCCGCTGCGGAGTTGGCTCCactaacaatcttttttttttttcccccagctaTCACATTCCCAACACCCTTTGCTTTGATTCGAGGGATGCAAAACTCCAAGCAGACTGTCGccatgttgctttttttttttttttgcaataatcGAAGGGGGGCAGGCAGCATGACCAAACGGGTTTGGCGGAGCAAGCTCGCGTAAAAGCGTCTAAAGGAAGCGAGCGTGGAATTTGCACAGCCGTGAGTCTCCCCCCGCCGGATGATTTGCTGTCAGGCGTCATATCGCGGCAGAGTCACCTCCAGTTTAGGTTACATGATGGACGACGGGGCACTCGGATCGCCTTTCCGACGCGGCGAGGAGCGTCTGAGCTACGACGGACGGTCGTGACACGATTGCCGCTTAGAATGGAACGGGACGACGCGGAGGCATCGGGAGGAAGAAGGGTGAGGTGGGGGTCGAGGGGTGATGACGAGGTTACGGGGAACTTCTCTGTTGAGCCTTCATTGAGTACTTGATGGATGCTCTGTAACCAATGGAGGTAAAGAGCACCCCCCCCATCTCAAAAGtgagtctcacacacacacacacacacatgcatacacacaaacacacggcaGATTAACTGTCTGATTTATCGCCATTTACCTCAGGAGAGCAAACAGCTGGGGAAGGACAAATAGCACAAGTGGCTAAggcatcaataaataaaaacgaTGCAAAGCGCAAAGAGACGCACatgactgacaaaaaaaaaacgaagcaATGACTGCTGATGACTTGTTTTCTAAATATTGATCAACGCTGATCATCACAGGACAACAAGGCATCATTACGTGCCATCGTTTACGTTTGCGAGCGCGGCACTTGGCCGAGTGTTGTTGCAGGTGAGCATGCGGCCTTCTGCAAACGACCACACGGGGGGGgggcagaccccccccccctcccctgctaCCGGTGCAACGTTGCTGGGACTCGGGTGATTCATTTGCTCCCCGCGTGGCGCTCGTGAGGAGGAGCGCCCCGATGACTCCATCCGACTATTGATCATCATTTGGGAGAAGCGTGAAGAAATGAGTCAAACTTACTCATGGAAGGAATGTCCAcatggggatgggggggggggcaaagggtCCAAAACAGGATGCATTGTGGGAAAGTGGGAAATAACAACAATAGCACTTTTAAGTGACACTGGAGACTTTTTGAGTGCGAGCCAAAAGGAGGTTTAGGGCTTGTAGCGCCAGTCTCGGCTATGGTGATTAGCTGGGGATGggatggggggggtggggggttttgAGGGGGCGGGCGTTGAGATCCCCACCGGCTTTAACTGTGGGTGGCAAGGAGAGAAAACGAAGCCAAGTTGTTTACGTTGGCTGTTTGTCAGCCGGGTGCATCCCGGCTTTTGTAGCAGGCGGGCGCTGAAGGGAGACGCTAGGAAATGTTTCGAatctaaactaaaaaaaaaaacaaaaaaaaaaacagggcgaCATTTCTTCTTCTCACGACACCATTCATGTGGAACCGTCCCTCCTGTCCACGTTAAGTATAGGGGGTCCCACCTGTCCTGCCGCCCCTCCCAACACCAAGCCTTGTGAGGTGGTCCCGGGCGGGCCGCCGACGCTGTGTGAAACGAGGCATTAGGACCCCCCTTTCCAAATGGCAAGCGGGACGAGCGGCATCCCGTTGGCTCCGCGTGTGGTCTCTCACACCACAAACAGTACGACGGGTCGACCAATGCGtgtttttgtcccgtttcaatTTGCACATCGGGACTGATATTGGGCAACGCGAGCTGCGGCCGCTGCACATCAGTTTCCCGCAGCGTGACTAAGCCTCCGGTAACAGGAGCTCCGGCCGAGCGTCCTCCCTGCGGACCCTCgtgtccacccccccccccccccccagaaagcAACCCCACTCGCTCCCGGTGGCGTCCGCGGGGACCCTGTGAAAGCAAACAGTGAGGTCATCTCCGGGCTCTCACCGGGCCAGCCGGGATTACGCTGGCTGGCAGAGACCCAGAAGGAGAGTGAACTTGGATTAAGTCATTAAAGAGCAGACTCCAGCAGCACGGGGGCTGCTTCTTCTCTTGCTCGGCCAACTCGGTGCTGGATTCCTCGTTTTTTCTCCGTTGAGCTCGATAATAGAAGAAGAAAGCAAACAATGCTTCAAGAATGCGCAACGCCAATTTGACATTGGCGTTATCGCTCAGCACGTCAATAAAAAGCGCAGcgacactttttttccccctgcgtGCACCTGCACTGCTtttacgcgcacacacacacaaacgcatacACACAAGCGCGCACGCACATCCTGAAACACAAGCTCCAATAACATCCACAGAGGTAACACTAGAATTTTTATTGTATCAAACAGGTGGCGCCGACCTTCACGCCCGCTCAAATGTTGGGCATCAGGCACGCTCGGagtctgcgtgcgtgtgtgtgtgtgtgcgtgcgtgtgtgtgcttcaCACCTCTGGAATAAATGAAAATGcgtgacagacacacacacacacacacacgagcgcaCAATGGCTACCCATTATGTGTTTGGACAGTAACGTTATTCCGGATGATTTTTGAGGAAGCAACCTGTTGAAAATAATTCAACCCTgtgtcaaaacacacacacacacacacacacacacacaatcgcaGTGCAACTTTAGGCCTACCCGTCAAGACGAGCGCGATGAATTGTAACTTGCTAGCTACAAATGAATGGGAAGCAAACTCGAGGCTAAGCTAACTTTAGCAAATCAAATGTCGCTGCCATTCTAAACAACATTTTTATATTACGGCTTTTTTCGAAATAGTCCAAGCTGATGAATTGGCATATGGATTGACAGGgtaagcaatgttttttttgaagTTTCTTATGTTGAGGAGCCCCGCCCGTAGCTTTGGTTCTTATTGTTGTGATGAAGCCGATATCAATCTGTCATCAAGTTCCTTCCAAAGAAGCGCAATTAAAGACAGTCACGCCGGGTCATCAGAAAGCATCAAGGCGGCGCGAGCGTCCGCGGGATCAGACGGCGGTTTCGGGTGACAAAGGTCCGTGTTCTTTACCCACCGTGGCGCGGCTTTGCTACGTGTTGTTTTAAACGCGGGCCATCGCGCCACATGATGTCAGCGCCCACATCCATCAATATCCCCTTAGATTCTCTCTGGAGCCggcggcattaaaaaaaaaaaaaaaagcctgatgTTTATCTGGTAACGCCATCCGCTTTGTTGTTTGGCGGAGGAGCTCCGCTTGCCAATTCGGGAACTCATTTTAAAAAGTTTGCCGGCATTTGTTGAGAGGTATGAAATCTCTGTCGCAAATACAAAATCATTTGAGGACCGACCGAGATCTCGGCCCACGTCGTGATCGTCTCGTGACATCAAAAGCCtacggaatttttttttttgttggaagCGCCTCCAGACGAGAGGTTGGCCGGCGGGGTCAGACGAGATGGCCTATCGTCTGCCCGCTGACTCCACGTTAGTCCGGGTTACTAATCCGTCACTTTCCCAAATGAAGACAGAATCAATCAGGATGCGAGCGCGGCTCACTGACAAGTCAACGGCGATACGCGGCTTTTATTACGAGAGCGGTCCGTCGAAGAGACAAGGCGAAAGGCCCGGCAGCTGCCGTCCTGTCGCTAATTAGCCCCGGCGGCCATTGGCCAGAACGACGCGATTGAGTCATAACGCCGCCAGCTCATGGAGAGTTAGCGGCCGGCTCCTCCTCGCCGCTAATTGACAAACCTCAGCCGTTTGCACTTTGAaggcacccccaccccaccaggCCCACCAGGCCCATCGGGGCCTCCCTACCCGAGCCGCCTTTGAAACCCAAGCCTGCCGCGTCGGCCGCCATCTCGGGCCACGAGTGAGAGGAGCCGTCTGTTAGCTTAGCTTAAGGAAGGAGGGGGcgcttgcttttgttttgggttTGACTTTTAGCTAGCGTGCACTTGCAGACTTGAGCGAGACAGGTTGAATCTTTTTGAACCTCAGGCCGAAACGGGTCTGGTAAGAAAGactaaaaatgattttcaagCGGGTGAGAGTCAAGTGACAGTACTTACAGGTCCTTCCGACCGCGTTGAGGTCCCGGTCCACATCCAAACCAACAAAGAGACAATTAAAGGAGATTCCTACGGGAAAGAAAAGCATATGTCAGCAACGATCTTCATTCTGTATGTTAtaaacatgtcttttttttattgttgcttAAAAGTTGCTATCTTTATTGAGATGAGCTCACTTTTCCCGTGGCCCCTCTTAACATCATGAGCCCCCCCCCGCCCGGGCCGATCTATTTCCCAGGTGTGTGCGAGCCCGCCCGGAAATGGGCGTCCTGTCGGGAAGGGAAAGCGGACAGGGGGGGGTTGCAGGGCGAGGGGGGGGTTGTcccaaagttcacgttcattaacAAGTCTGCTGCTGAGTGTCCGTGTCAGCACTGCCACTAAGTAGCTCCCAACTGGAGGCAACACAcacttgcaaaacaaaacaattgcgTTTTTACCATCACTTAGTTCTGCTATGGTAATGAATGACGACGTCAATTGCATGAATTGATTTGGTCATACGATTTGCATCGTTAGTCTTCGCTACGCTCGCGTTACCTTTAACTATAAAGCAAAAAGAAgacgtagaagaagaagcggtcCATCCATGACGAGAAGTATTTGTAGCGTTAGAATTGGGATGTTTGACGACTTTTGGGGGGGCCGTGGGACAGATTTACGCTCGGAGTGGCCTGCTTGACTTTGCGCCCGGGATATGTCATGATTCTCCCTGACAGCTGAAGCTTCGGCACCCCCGCACGCCCCCCCCCCGACGCGAATGCTGAATTTACGGCACAGTAGCTCGCTGGCGAGAAGATGCGATCGGGGGGCCGTggcagggaggctgaggaaacAATACATTTATGTTAGAAAATGCATCTCAAGCTAAAATATTCAGAAATGGAGTCTCTTTTAGGAGTCGTTGGCTTAGAGCTAACATTAGCACTGAACTGGGGGCAGGTCAACATTTTACTAAAACACAATATTTTGTTCCATTTTACTCAAAACGAATGAATACACTTTAATGAActcattttgaagaaaaaaaaaaaaaaaccaacaaataTTACAGGACTGGTGATAATTCGAAATTTTAGCGTCATTCAGCATTTCCTCAACgtcccaaaatggctgccacaaTACAAGCGTGACTCCATTTCCACGCCAGATGTGTGCTAAAAAGCGTACAATTGGCCTTCATGGCCAGGTCAAGTTAGTGTTTGGGAGAGATGCAACAGtccacctttgttttgtttacaaggcAAGAAACGGCACAGCCGGCTAGCGGCTAACGCTAGTTAGCACTATGACATCACACAAGGTCAGGCAGTAaaactatgcttttttttttttttttttttttgttcacgctCGACTCGGATTAGATTCGATCCGAATTAAACTGGCACGGCTGTTGTTTGATAGCGGGGAGTTTAGCGAAAATATTCCGTGTTTGCCGCACCTGTTGTGAAACGTGAGGTGACGTTAAGTATGGCGTGTGTGTATTCCCCGCAcagtgtttgtaaaaaaaaaaaaaagatggccgcAGGGTCGAGTTTCACCTTCTATATATAAGCCTGGCGGGTGCCGAGTGTCGCGGCTATTTAAATGCCACGCCAGCGGCGCTGGAGCAAGCACACGCCGCGTCGCCACCGCCGCAACATGATGGACCTTTTCGAGACCAACGCGTACCTCTTCAGCGATTTGCGCTACTTGGACGAGAGCGAACATGGCGCGCTGCAGCACCTGGACATGGCGGGCGTGTCGCCGCTGTACCGCGCCGCCGACGAGGACAGCCCGCCGTCGCCCGGCCGGGACCGGACGGCGTCCGAGACGGGCGAGGACAGCGGCGACGAGGAACACGTGCTGGCGCCGCCCGGCCTGCGGGCCCACTGCGAGGGCCGCTGCCTGATGTGGGCCTGCAAGGTGTGCAAGAGGAAGTCGGCGCCCGCCGACCGCCGCAAGGCCGCCACGCTGCGCGAGCGCCGGCGCCTCAAAAAGATCAACGAGGCTTTCGACGCGCTCAAGAAGAAGACGGTGGCCAACCCCAACCTGAGGCTGCCCAAGGTGGCCATCTTGCGCAGCGCCATCGGCTACATCGAGAGGCTGCAGGAGCTCCTGCACGGCCTGGACGAGCAGGACCGCTCCGCTGAACGAGACGCTGTAAGGGGACCGGGCTAACGTGCTAACCGCATGACGGCTAATGCCTTTCCATGCCCGGTGATGTCATAATGAagtggaaagaagaagaaagtgagCTCAAATTAGGAAAAGACAAAAGCACCGCGACTTAAAGCTGAAGGTTCAATTGAGACGTGACCTTTttgatttgtttgtgttgcgaTCGTGCGTGGCGCCAACGTTACGTTCATTCCACGATTGACATATCGGGTTGCATCTCCAGGCGATCGCTTCGGCAACCCATTGGAAAAAATCCTGCGAGACCTGGACCGACGCGGCCGACCATTCCGGCGACGGATCGGCGAACCCGAGGGAAGGTAAAGAGCGGCTAAGGTTTTTCCGCCACGACTCGTTCTCACGGTTTTTATTTCCAGGGTCCGGCGAGTCGTCGGCGTCCTGCAGCCTGCTGCGTCTGTCCTCCATCGTGGACAGCATCAGCAGCGGCGGCCTTGCCGCCGCTTCGGAAAAATAATTTCCCACAGTTCCCTCTCCTGGTGTacatattttctaagtgtcagaattcagatgtatttattttataatggAGTGAGGACAAACTTAGGAAGCCGTTGTACTCATTTAAATAAATGGCttcatcttgaaaaaaaaaagcctgttgctTTTGAATGAGCGCATCCAACACAGGTTCGGTGTGTGAGCTGTTTTGAGCGGCGAGCAGACACAAGAAACTCGATAGCGCCAACagtgatgtgattttttttttatggtgctCCGCACTCCCCCCCGACTTCACCcgtgactttttttaaataaaggatGACAATGAATTAAAGTGACATTCCAATCTAACTTCCCATACAAAGTAAACCTTATCAAAAAGAAACTTTTAGAAATGCATTTATTTCTTATTCAACTTTGACCATCTcgtaaatatttcaaatgtgtgtgtttttttttttttttttttaaatatctaatATGTGCAATATTAACAAATCTTAGCAACGTGACCCCTGACCTTTGACACCAACAACGCATGCGAACAAGCACACTCATTAAGCTTCGCCCCACTCTCATTCCCAAGCCGCGACACGCGCTTgatcgccaccgccgccgccgccgatgtGTTCGTCAGCTGTGCGGGTACGATTCGGGGGTGTCGCTGTGTTTTTTTAGGTGCGCCCAGTTCCCGGAGAGGCGAGACAAATGCTTTGACACATTGTGCGAGATACCGCGATGTTGCCGTGTGACTGTCAACAGCGCAAGAAGACGACGGCCACTTTCGTTCTCTCTCCCGCCAATCTGACACATTTGTGCATTGTAAAATAAATTCTAgcaatttcttcttcttctccaaaTTGCTGGATTTTAACATCTGCAATTTTGGAGTCCAAGTGCTTTGGTGTAGGAAATGGGGGCCAAGACAAACGCTCGCCATTTGTGCTGCGTGGAAGGAGTGTGGCCGAATGTGAGGAAGGTGGCGCTAACACCTCGGCCCGTTTGCTTGAAATGTGACGCCTCGGCGTCGCAGCTGCAACGTGCCGCGCTCAAAAGCGCCACCCGCGTACTGGTGACAAAATGATTCTTCATCCGGGAAACTCCATTTTTTGCCCGTCTCTCGACGGCGAGCGCTTAATTGGCCTGCGCATGGGCaacgtgtgacattttggattcCTCCAAAGTGCAATTAGTGGCTGAGCAAGTTTGTTGAGGAGCAGGGGTGGGGAAAGATCAGCAAGGGCAGATGTGGGAATGTCAGCAGGCAGGACAGGGCACGGGAGGGGCGGGGCTAATGGGCCACGGTAATTAGATCTGGCCAATGTGGGCCCTGGGGCATAAAAGGGGGGCCCGTGGGCAGCGGAGCCCTCACATCCCTCAGAAGAGGCCTGTGCTCCCCAAAGCTCGGACATGGACATCTTCTCCCCGTCACAGCTGTactacgccgccgccgcctcgtcgCCGGACGCCCTCCAGCTGGCCGAGGACGACTCGGACGAGGACGAGCACGTGCGGGCGCCCGGCGCGCCGCCGCACCAGCCGGGCCACTGCCTGCAGTGGGCCTGCAAGGCCTGCAAGCGCAAGTCCAGCTTCGTGGACCGCCGGCGCGCCGCCACCATGCGAGAGCGCCGGCGGCTGAAGAAAGTCAACCACGCCTTCGAGGCCCTGCGCCGCTG
This is a stretch of genomic DNA from Syngnathus typhle isolate RoL2023-S1 ecotype Sweden linkage group LG21, RoL_Styp_1.0, whole genome shotgun sequence. It encodes these proteins:
- the myf6 gene encoding myogenic factor 6; this encodes MPRQRRWSKHTPRRHRRNMMDLFETNAYLFSDLRYLDESEHGALQHLDMAGVSPLYRAADEDSPPSPGRDRTASETGEDSGDEEHVLAPPGLRAHCEGRCLMWACKVCKRKSAPADRRKAATLRERRRLKKINEAFDALKKKTVANPNLRLPKVAILRSAIGYIERLQELLHGLDEQDRSAERDAAIASATHWKKSCETWTDAADHSGDGSANPREGSGESSASCSLLRLSSIVDSISSGGLAAASEK